In the Quercus lobata isolate SW786 chromosome 5, ValleyOak3.0 Primary Assembly, whole genome shotgun sequence genome, one interval contains:
- the LOC115991151 gene encoding cysteine-rich receptor-like protein kinase 10 — MTMELPQPCRFNLCLTLLVLYFLIGFLSHTRTEAVATYLYHNCPNTTTFIPNSTYQSNLNHLLIYLSSNATRDVEFYNATAGNSVDTVYGLFLCHGDLPADTCQSCIADATKDIVQRCPTERVAVGWYDECMLRYSDQYFFGSMVTDPNAILGNTQNISDQARSDQLVRATTNDLASGIINLSTGAKKFGTKQANFTALQNVYTLAQCTPDLSGYDCNRCLQSAIQNLPSGKQGGRVLFPSCVARFEIYPFYLTGNTSAPPPMLVPPPPTPKGKSHISSLTIIAIVAPIIVSVVLFFMGYCFLIRRKASKTVQKENAANEISIVESLQFDFATIEAATNNFSNDNKLGEGGFGQVYKGILPNGQEIAVKRLSRSSRQGVGEFKNEVVLVAKLQHRNLVRLLGFFLEGEEKILVYEFVPNKSLDYFLYEPERHGKLDWSKRYKIIGGIARGMLYLHEDSRLRIIHRDLKASNILLDEDMSPKISDFGMAKIFGVDQTQGNTSRVVGTFGYMSPEYVMHGQFSVKSDVYSFGVLILVILSGKKNTSFYQSDGPVDLLSFAWKHWKDGTLLEFLDPTLADSYLRNEVIRCLHIGLLCVQENPVDRPTMASIVLMLNSYSITLASPQNPAYFRTERNMPSVELESDKSKSELIPLSVNEASITEVYPR; from the exons ATGACAATGGAGTTGCCTCAGCCTTGCAGATTCAACCTGTGCCTGACCCTTTTGGTCCTTTACTTTCTGATCGGCTTCCTCAGCCATACCAGAACTGAGGCCGTTGCAACTTACCTCTATCATAACTGTCCAAACACCACCACTTTCATCCCCAACAGTACCTACCAATCCAATCTCAATCACCTCCTCATATACCTCTCATCCAACGCCACACGAGACGTTGAATTCTACAACGCCACCGCCGGGAACTCCGTTGACACAGTCTACGGCCTCTTCCTATGCCACGGTGACCTCCCCGCCGACACCTGCCAAAGCTGCATCGCTGACGCAACAAAAGACATAGTCCAGCGCTGTCCCACGGAGAGAGTAGCCGTGGGTTGGTACGACGAATGCATGTTACGCTACTCTGACCAGTATTTCTTTGGCAGCATGGTCACCGACCCTAACGCGATATTGGGTAACACACAGAATATTTCGGACCAAGCCCGGTCTGATCAGCTAGTGAGAGCAACAACGAACGATTTGGCAAGTGGGATTATAAATCTTAGTACTGGGGCAAAGAAGTTTGGGACGAAACAAGCGAATTTCACAGCGCTGCAAAATGTGTATACACTTGCTCAGTGCACGCCGGACCTGTCGGGTTACGATTGCAACAGATGTCTTCAGTCAGCAATACAGAATCTGCCGAGTGGAAAGCAAGGGGGAAGAGTTTTGTTTCCCAGTTGTGTTGCTAGGTTTGAAATTTACCCGTTTTATCTCACGGGTAACACATCGGCGCCGCCGCCAATGCTTGTTCCTCCACCTCCAACACCGAAAG GAAAAAGTCATATCTCATCGCTGACAATTATTGCCATTGTTGCTCCCATAATAGTCTCGGTGGTGCTATTCTTTATGGGCTACTGCTTCCTTATAAGAAGGAAAGCAAGCAAAACTGTACAGAAAGAAAATG CTGCTAATGAAATTTCGATTGTAGAGTCCTTGCAATTTGATTTTGCTACCATTGAAGCTGCCACCAATAATTTCTCAAATGATAACAAACTAGGTGAAGGTGGATTTGGTCAGGTTTACAAG GGCATACTTCCAAATGGACAAGAGATAGCTGTAAAGAGGTTATCACGAAGCTCTAGACAAGGTGTAGGAGAATTTAAAAACGAGGTTGTATTGGTAGCCAAGCTTCAACATAGAAATCTTGTACggcttttgggattttttttggaaggagaagaaaagatACTTGTCTACGAATTTGTGCCCAACAAAAGCCTTGACTACTTTCTATATG AACCTGAAAGGCATGGAAAACTAGATTGGTCTAAACGTTACAAGATTATTGGTGGGATTGCTCGAGGAATGCTTTATCTTCATGAAGATTCGCGGCTTAGAATTATACATCGTGATCTTAAAGCTAGTAACATTTTATTAGATGAGGATATGAGTCCAAAGATTTCAGATTTTGGAATGGCAAAGATTTTTGGAGTAGACCAAACTCAAGGAAACACTAGTAGGGTTGTCGGTACATT TGGTTATATGTCTCCAGAATATGTTATGCATGGACAATTCTCGGTGAAATCTGATGTGTATAGCTTTGGTGTATTAATTTTAGTGATTCTAAGTGGCAAGAAAAACACTTCTTTTTATCAATCAGATGGTCCAGTAGACCTCTTGAGCTTT GCTTGGAAACATTGGAAGGACGGAACACTACTAGAATTTTTGGATCCCACTTTGGCAGATTCTTACTTGAGAAATGAAGTGATTAGATGTCTTCATATAGGCTTATTATGTGTACAAGAAAATCCAGTTGACAGGCCAACAATGGCTTCAATAGTCCTCATGCTAAACAGTTACTCTATTACTCTGGCATCACCTCAAAATCCAGCATATTTCCGAACAGAGCGAAACATGCCTTCGGTGGAATTGGAGTCAGATAAATCAAAAAGCGAATTGATTCCGTTGTCTGTCAATGAGGCATCCATTACTGAAGTATACCCTCGATAA